The following are encoded together in the Bradyrhizobium algeriense genome:
- a CDS encoding polysaccharide biosynthesis/export family protein, giving the protein MRVFFVIFCLFFCVSAAGAQTLKSGDTLTITVLQDPKLDRTVVVDPAGEIAFPLAGHVRARGLTAQAVENILKAKLKNNYKEENLDITVAVAAAPKEIPEEDLKPKVFITGEVVRPGSYVVRQPTTLMQVIALAGGVGPFAAKSRIQVRRRGSGGDETIFMFNYKAYEAGNDLEGNIKLRAGDVIMVPERGFFD; this is encoded by the coding sequence ATGCGGGTTTTTTTTGTCATATTTTGCCTGTTTTTCTGTGTCTCTGCAGCTGGCGCTCAGACCCTAAAGTCCGGTGACACACTAACGATTACGGTCTTGCAGGATCCGAAACTCGACCGCACCGTGGTAGTCGATCCGGCAGGCGAAATCGCCTTCCCGCTTGCCGGCCATGTCCGCGCGCGAGGCCTGACGGCGCAAGCCGTCGAAAATATCCTGAAGGCCAAGCTGAAGAACAACTACAAAGAAGAAAATCTCGATATCACAGTCGCAGTCGCGGCTGCGCCTAAGGAAATTCCTGAGGAAGATCTTAAGCCCAAGGTTTTCATCACTGGCGAGGTCGTCCGACCGGGATCCTATGTGGTTCGGCAGCCGACCACGCTGATGCAGGTGATCGCCCTGGCCGGCGGCGTTGGCCCGTTTGCAGCAAAAAGCCGCATCCAGGTGCGCCGGCGTGGGTCGGGAGGCGACGAAACGATCTTCATGTTCAATTATAAAGCCTACGAAGCCGGCAACGACCTCGAGGGCAATATCAAGTTGCGCGCGGGCGATGTAATAATGGTTCCAGAGCGGGGATTCTTCGACTAA
- a CDS encoding tetratricopeptide repeat protein: MKLPRVRNIRSYRLSAALALLLLAGCGSPEQNAQRYYESGMALIERGDDLGARIELLKAVKYKSDKVEVWKALAGIDERTKATSLLLDLRRIVELDPNDLDARLRLARIMLAGGAADAAARVLDGAKEDGPSAQLHALRAMVLSRANDSSGATREAQRALEIDPKNVDAVTLLAAKKLSEGDADAALKMLDPLNLEQKDATGTSLLKIQAYARKGDMVQAERLLRKVISLNPKEQSYQAQLIQLLVSQRRFDEAEVEFRARADANSNDAKAGLELVRFLSLTKGPDAVRKELDSRIKAGGDTFDYQLALVALGIAQGKIKEATEALRSLTQSAPSPEKKTIAQVKLAEIHVSRGEVAAAQPIISEVLGKDRRNAGALRLRAAINIDRGQFDNAISDLREALNDQPKSPDLLILLASAYERAGKNELADRQYADALKAANQDPQIVLRYIGFLQRRGDPARAEDMLAEAVNRYPSNLQLFSSLAQVRLSRQNWSGALNVADRIEKIKDGPALADQIRASVFAGQNKIDDSIAALESARRTAPDAVQPVVSLVSAYVRQGKADKAVALLQEMNKRLPANAEILVLLGRVWTSQKNDDEAIKAYREAIAQQPRESVSYGALSEIYVRQKNFDAAGDILQAGLKELPNDLNLRLASASLQISRGTNDAAIAQYESILKDQPNSLLAINNLVSLLLDYRSDTASLDRAFSLAEMLKNSSVPQFMDTVGWAQYRRGDFKGAVSTLEAAAEKLPDLSAAHYHLGMSYAAAGMPEKSAEQLKMALSLEPDGTALKESIRAALK, from the coding sequence ATGAAGCTACCGCGGGTTCGAAATATTCGCAGCTACCGGTTATCAGCAGCGCTGGCTCTCTTGCTACTTGCCGGCTGCGGATCTCCGGAGCAGAACGCGCAGCGCTATTATGAAAGCGGAATGGCCCTGATTGAGAGGGGCGATGATCTCGGCGCGCGTATCGAACTTCTCAAGGCTGTCAAATACAAGAGCGATAAGGTTGAAGTTTGGAAGGCGCTGGCCGGCATTGATGAGCGCACCAAGGCGACATCCCTCCTTCTTGACTTGCGCCGGATAGTCGAACTTGACCCGAACGACCTCGACGCAAGACTGCGCCTTGCCAGAATAATGTTGGCGGGCGGCGCTGCCGATGCGGCAGCTCGTGTCCTCGATGGAGCAAAAGAGGATGGTCCGAGCGCGCAACTCCATGCATTGAGGGCAATGGTATTGTCGCGAGCGAACGATAGCTCGGGCGCGACCCGCGAGGCGCAGCGCGCGCTCGAAATTGACCCGAAAAACGTAGACGCTGTCACTCTGCTTGCTGCCAAGAAACTCTCGGAGGGTGATGCTGATGCCGCGCTGAAGATGCTCGATCCGCTCAATCTGGAGCAAAAGGACGCAACGGGCACTTCGCTGCTGAAAATACAGGCCTATGCCCGAAAGGGTGATATGGTCCAAGCGGAACGCCTTTTGCGCAAAGTAATCTCACTCAATCCCAAAGAGCAGAGCTATCAGGCCCAGCTCATTCAATTGCTGGTCTCGCAACGACGGTTCGATGAAGCCGAGGTGGAGTTTCGTGCCAGAGCAGACGCTAATTCGAACGATGCTAAAGCCGGTCTCGAATTGGTTCGCTTCCTCAGCCTCACGAAGGGCCCTGATGCAGTACGCAAAGAACTTGATAGCCGGATAAAGGCTGGGGGAGACACCTTCGACTATCAGCTCGCGCTCGTCGCACTGGGCATCGCCCAAGGCAAAATCAAGGAAGCGACTGAAGCGCTGCGGTCCCTTACCCAGTCAGCGCCTTCACCGGAAAAGAAGACGATAGCACAGGTCAAGCTCGCGGAAATCCACGTCAGCAGGGGAGAAGTTGCGGCGGCTCAGCCGATCATTTCGGAAGTCCTCGGTAAAGATCGTCGCAATGCGGGTGCCTTGCGACTTCGCGCCGCCATCAATATTGATCGTGGCCAATTTGACAACGCGATATCGGATCTCCGCGAAGCGCTAAACGATCAACCGAAGTCACCGGACTTGTTGATCCTGCTGGCTTCGGCATATGAACGCGCCGGAAAGAACGAATTAGCGGATCGCCAGTACGCCGATGCACTGAAGGCTGCTAACCAAGATCCCCAGATCGTGCTTCGGTATATAGGATTTCTGCAGCGCCGAGGAGACCCCGCCCGGGCGGAAGATATGCTGGCTGAAGCCGTAAATCGGTACCCCAGCAATCTGCAGCTTTTCTCGTCGTTGGCTCAGGTCAGATTAAGTCGACAGAACTGGTCCGGTGCACTGAATGTTGCCGATAGGATCGAGAAGATCAAGGACGGTCCCGCGCTGGCGGATCAGATTCGCGCCTCAGTCTTCGCTGGACAGAACAAGATCGACGATAGCATTGCTGCGTTGGAGAGCGCTCGTCGCACCGCGCCGGATGCTGTTCAGCCCGTGGTATCGCTGGTCTCGGCTTATGTCAGGCAGGGTAAGGCGGATAAGGCCGTCGCCCTCTTGCAGGAAATGAATAAAAGACTTCCTGCAAACGCGGAGATCCTTGTGTTGCTTGGTCGGGTGTGGACGTCACAGAAGAACGATGATGAAGCAATCAAGGCTTATAGGGAGGCGATCGCCCAGCAGCCGAGAGAATCCGTCAGTTACGGTGCATTGAGCGAGATTTACGTCCGCCAAAAGAACTTCGATGCCGCCGGAGATATCCTTCAGGCGGGCTTGAAGGAGTTACCAAACGATCTGAACCTTCGTCTGGCTTCTGCGTCACTGCAGATTAGCAGGGGCACTAACGATGCTGCCATCGCGCAATATGAGTCTATTCTAAAGGATCAGCCGAACTCTTTGCTGGCGATTAACAATCTGGTCAGTCTACTTCTCGACTATCGGTCGGACACCGCCAGCCTTGACCGGGCCTTTTCCTTGGCCGAGATGCTGAAGAATTCGAGTGTGCCACAATTCATGGATACGGTCGGCTGGGCCCAATATAGACGCGGCGACTTCAAGGGCGCCGTCTCAACTTTGGAAGCTGCTGCCGAGAAGTTACCAGACCTGTCCGCTGCTCACTATCACCTTGGCATGAGCTATGCTGCAGCTGGAATGCCGGAGAAATCCGCCGAGCAGCTCAAGATGGCGCTTTCCCTTGAGCCGGATGGCACAGCTCTGAAGGAGAGTATTCGTGCAGCTCTGAAATGA
- a CDS encoding WecB/TagA/CpsF family glycosyltransferase: MLKVLRVSDGGSAPGENVEESLRERGSSDDLDRDVYGLLGLPIDAINFANLLRSMDAAKDASAPFLVSTPNVNFLVKSQTNVDFRESILASDLCLADGMPLIWIAKLLRVPVHERVAGADLFVKLKSTVRAGRPLKIFLLGGAEGAAERVRTKLNSEKCGLECVGALNPGFGTVEQTSSQGIIDAINASGADLLALFFGAEKAQQWLIYNHHRLLPPIRAQFGATINFEAGTVKRAPQLLRSTGFEWLWRIKEEPYLWRRYWNDGKALLRLLVTCVLPLAITARRANANFLTIEAAADPSSVTLRLSGSATVDHIDQAIDQFRAALATSKQIIVDLAHTDGIDPRFFGLLLMVRKCLASRGKKLVFAGMSPEVRRMFSLNRFDYLLSP, encoded by the coding sequence ATGTTAAAGGTTTTGCGGGTTTCCGACGGCGGTTCAGCGCCCGGAGAGAACGTCGAGGAGAGCCTCAGGGAGCGAGGGAGTTCCGACGATCTGGACCGGGATGTCTATGGCCTGCTGGGTCTGCCGATTGATGCGATCAATTTCGCAAATTTGCTCCGATCAATGGATGCCGCAAAAGACGCGTCTGCACCTTTTCTTGTTTCTACGCCAAACGTCAATTTCCTTGTCAAAAGCCAAACTAACGTCGACTTCCGAGAATCCATATTGGCAAGCGACTTATGTTTGGCTGATGGCATGCCGCTCATCTGGATAGCGAAGCTGCTTCGCGTTCCGGTACATGAGCGCGTAGCAGGGGCTGACCTTTTTGTGAAACTGAAATCGACGGTTCGGGCAGGGCGCCCGCTTAAGATTTTTCTGCTTGGGGGGGCAGAAGGTGCGGCCGAAAGGGTACGTACCAAACTCAATTCGGAAAAATGCGGCTTGGAGTGTGTTGGAGCGCTCAATCCAGGGTTTGGAACGGTCGAACAAACGAGTTCCCAGGGCATCATCGACGCAATTAACGCGAGCGGTGCCGACCTGCTGGCCTTGTTCTTTGGTGCCGAGAAAGCCCAGCAATGGTTGATCTACAATCATCACCGACTGCTACCGCCGATCCGTGCTCAGTTTGGCGCCACCATTAACTTCGAGGCTGGAACCGTAAAACGAGCGCCACAGCTTCTCAGGAGTACCGGATTCGAATGGCTTTGGCGTATCAAGGAAGAACCTTATCTTTGGCGTCGTTACTGGAACGACGGGAAAGCTCTTTTAAGGCTGCTTGTCACCTGCGTGCTGCCCCTCGCGATTACTGCCCGCCGAGCCAACGCCAATTTCCTCACCATTGAGGCCGCCGCCGATCCGTCCTCCGTCACACTGCGATTGTCGGGATCTGCTACGGTCGACCACATTGATCAGGCAATTGACCAGTTTCGGGCTGCTCTTGCGACCAGCAAGCAAATAATCGTTGATCTGGCTCATACGGATGGCATCGATCCGCGGTTCTTTGGATTGCTTCTGATGGTTCGTAAATGTCTTGCGAGCCGGGGCAAGAAACTGGTCTTCGCGGGTATGTCCCCTGAAGTAAGGCGGATGTTCAGTTTGAACAGGTTTGACTACCTGCTCTCACCCTGA
- a CDS encoding serine acetyltransferase: protein MNQISADVPDWTREVPRQFWDPGRKLLLSVRRYQFWRARGGLLGHFFCKILVLRHRFWSVVTGADIPLTCQIGGGLLIPHPNGIVIHPDAKIGVNCLIFHQVTLGHREQGGVPEIGGHVDIGAGAKILGPVRIGAHARIGANAVVITDIDSHAVAVGFGKIYHPG, encoded by the coding sequence ATGAACCAGATCAGCGCCGATGTTCCAGATTGGACGCGCGAGGTTCCAAGGCAATTCTGGGATCCTGGGCGGAAGCTCCTTCTTTCTGTCCGACGCTATCAATTTTGGCGCGCTCGCGGTGGCCTCCTCGGTCATTTTTTCTGCAAAATTCTTGTCCTGCGCCACCGCTTTTGGAGCGTCGTCACCGGCGCAGATATCCCGCTAACCTGTCAGATCGGGGGTGGCCTCCTCATCCCACATCCTAACGGCATTGTTATTCATCCCGACGCGAAAATTGGCGTCAACTGCCTGATCTTCCATCAGGTGACTTTGGGCCACCGCGAGCAGGGCGGGGTTCCCGAGATCGGAGGCCACGTCGACATCGGAGCGGGCGCGAAGATTCTGGGTCCTGTCAGGATAGGTGCTCATGCTCGAATTGGCGCAAATGCGGTAGTCATTACCGATATCGACAGCCACGCCGTAGCAGTGGGATTCGGTAAGATTTACCACCCCGGATAA
- a CDS encoding serine O-acetyltransferase, whose protein sequence is MFDNIRSDFRAHGRDWGAQGFWVMIVYRFGQWRYKVRPQLLRRLCSLTYKILFKLVQIITGIELPCEAIVGRNFVIDHFGGIIVSGYARFGDNCRIRNGVVVGLRRIEEPSAPVIGNNVDIGAGAKLLGPIRIGDNSVIGANAVVLVDVPENSIAIGVPAIIKPRRSSSLDLHDH, encoded by the coding sequence ATGTTCGACAACATCCGCAGTGATTTTCGTGCTCACGGTCGAGATTGGGGTGCCCAAGGATTTTGGGTAATGATCGTATATCGGTTTGGCCAATGGCGTTATAAAGTGCGGCCGCAATTACTCCGAAGACTGTGCTCGCTGACATACAAAATCCTCTTCAAGTTGGTGCAGATCATAACGGGAATCGAGCTACCGTGCGAAGCGATCGTGGGACGCAACTTCGTCATCGACCATTTTGGGGGCATCATCGTCAGCGGCTATGCGCGCTTTGGGGATAACTGCAGAATCCGCAACGGCGTCGTGGTAGGCCTCCGCCGGATCGAAGAGCCCAGCGCGCCGGTCATCGGCAACAATGTCGATATCGGCGCGGGAGCAAAGCTGCTTGGTCCAATCAGGATTGGAGATAATTCGGTCATCGGAGCGAATGCTGTCGTGCTCGTGGATGTCCCCGAAAATTCCATCGCGATTGGAGTTCCGGCGATCATCAAACCGCGCCGGTCATCGTCTTTGGACCTACACGATCACTGA
- a CDS encoding glycosyltransferase family 2 protein has product MRTSASSRFGVVAIGRNEGERLKRCLASASEAEVIVYVDSGSTDGSVQWARGRGVTVVALDMSRAFTAARARNAGFARLKQLAPHLNYVQFVDGDCELVKEWPHQAVEFLQAHDEVCAVFGRRRERYPDRSIYNRICDDEWNVPIGIARACGGDVMMRRDALEKVGGYREDFIAGEEPELCVRLRSVGWKIWRIDHEMTLHDAAITRFGQWWLRMVRSGYAFALGRQVHGSPPEQLWVWESRRAWIWGIGIPAVCALAVALFGLQGLALLLIYPLQLLRRVLRLSGALKSRFQFAILEQLARLAESIGQMRFLRDRLTGQHSKILEYK; this is encoded by the coding sequence ATGCGGACGTCCGCCTCATCCCGTTTTGGTGTAGTCGCGATTGGGCGCAACGAAGGCGAACGCCTTAAGCGGTGCCTCGCTTCGGCTTCGGAGGCCGAGGTGATCGTCTATGTCGATTCTGGCTCGACCGATGGATCCGTTCAGTGGGCGCGTGGTCGGGGGGTGACGGTGGTTGCGCTGGATATGAGCAGAGCATTTACCGCCGCCAGGGCACGCAACGCCGGCTTTGCGCGCTTGAAGCAATTAGCGCCCCATCTGAACTACGTGCAGTTTGTGGACGGGGATTGCGAGCTAGTGAAGGAATGGCCGCATCAGGCGGTCGAATTCCTGCAAGCGCACGACGAGGTCTGCGCGGTATTCGGACGCCGACGCGAACGCTATCCGGATCGATCCATATACAACCGTATCTGTGATGATGAATGGAACGTTCCGATCGGCATTGCCCGCGCCTGCGGCGGTGATGTGATGATGCGCAGGGACGCGCTTGAAAAGGTGGGCGGATATCGCGAAGATTTTATTGCGGGCGAAGAGCCTGAGCTCTGTGTTCGGCTGCGCTCGGTCGGATGGAAGATCTGGCGCATCGACCACGAAATGACATTGCATGACGCCGCCATCACCAGGTTTGGGCAGTGGTGGCTTCGTATGGTTCGCAGCGGCTATGCGTTCGCCCTTGGACGTCAGGTGCACGGATCACCACCGGAACAGCTTTGGGTGTGGGAAAGCCGGCGCGCTTGGATATGGGGAATAGGGATTCCCGCTGTCTGTGCGTTGGCGGTGGCTCTGTTCGGATTGCAAGGTCTTGCGCTTCTCCTCATCTATCCGCTGCAACTCTTGCGCCGGGTCCTCCGACTTTCGGGAGCTTTGAAGAGCCGATTTCAGTTTGCTATCCTTGAGCAGCTTGCGCGACTGGCAGAAAGCATCGGACAGATGAGATTCCTGCGCGATCGCCTCACCGGTCAACACAGCAAGATATTGGAATACAAGTGA
- a CDS encoding glycosyltransferase, with product MVTYASDRLLLVLPVQAFHFNGRIFLDQQACHGLGLWLENFEQIILACPTHDCKPPPDRSPIDGVKGADRLSFVRLPVAYEAFHFFARLPGVFMTLRKQISLSSHLHFAIGGLWGDWGAVAALIAARNERGFVVWTDRVESAVISWRADTKSGVRRIYSKLLAIATSYYERYVISRCAVGLFHGMDCFSAYAKFCKRPFLVHDIHLDKSDQISEEEVRERLSHRRTLQIVYAGRVHGEKGILDWIQVLHAARTNGLDYRAVWYGDGPQLAAARERVLELQLDSHIQFPGAINDHQALMSKLKLCDVFLFCHLTPESPRCLIEALVCGLPLIGYDSPYQRDLIQRHGGGILTPIGSPTLVARSLSEFLEKREEITLAARKDGMGFTAQEVFKHRSELTRLASKRNIPAFIDPAESESS from the coding sequence ATGGTAACTTACGCAAGCGACCGACTGTTGTTGGTGTTGCCGGTTCAAGCGTTCCATTTCAACGGGCGGATATTTCTAGACCAGCAAGCGTGCCATGGGCTGGGGTTGTGGTTGGAAAATTTTGAGCAGATCATATTAGCCTGCCCAACGCATGATTGTAAACCGCCGCCCGATCGATCACCGATTGACGGCGTAAAAGGCGCGGACAGATTGTCTTTCGTGCGCTTGCCCGTCGCTTACGAGGCATTCCACTTTTTCGCTCGTCTTCCGGGTGTCTTCATGACCCTGAGGAAGCAAATCTCATTATCGAGCCATTTGCACTTTGCGATTGGGGGGCTTTGGGGCGATTGGGGGGCAGTCGCTGCCTTGATTGCCGCTCGCAACGAGCGCGGTTTCGTGGTTTGGACTGACCGCGTTGAGTCTGCCGTTATTTCTTGGCGTGCAGACACCAAGAGTGGAGTTAGGCGTATTTATTCAAAGTTGCTTGCGATAGCAACGAGCTATTACGAGAGGTATGTAATCAGCCGTTGTGCCGTGGGTTTATTCCACGGAATGGATTGCTTTAGCGCTTATGCCAAATTTTGTAAAAGGCCATTCCTGGTCCACGACATTCATCTCGATAAATCGGACCAGATCAGTGAAGAAGAAGTTAGAGAACGACTCAGCCATCGGCGTACGCTTCAAATCGTATATGCCGGTAGAGTTCACGGCGAGAAAGGTATTCTTGATTGGATCCAGGTCCTGCATGCAGCCAGAACCAACGGCCTGGATTATCGTGCAGTTTGGTATGGTGACGGACCCCAGCTCGCTGCCGCCCGCGAGCGAGTGCTTGAGCTCCAATTGGACAGTCATATCCAGTTCCCAGGTGCAATCAACGATCATCAAGCTTTGATGTCCAAGCTCAAGCTTTGTGATGTTTTTCTCTTCTGTCATCTAACCCCGGAGTCGCCGAGATGTCTTATAGAAGCTCTCGTGTGCGGACTACCGTTGATCGGTTACGACTCTCCCTATCAACGCGATCTAATCCAGAGGCACGGGGGAGGAATTCTAACACCAATTGGCAGTCCAACCCTAGTTGCGAGGTCGCTATCCGAATTCTTGGAGAAGAGGGAGGAAATTACTCTTGCAGCACGAAAAGATGGGATGGGATTTACCGCTCAAGAGGTGTTCAAGCATCGTTCTGAGTTAACGCGCCTAGCTAGCAAACGTAACATACCTGCGTTCATTGATCCGGCCGAAAGCGAGTCCTCTTAA
- a CDS encoding glycosyltransferase family 61 protein yields MLADTYTHEATVAYHIKDAIIHNGSVYASNMRYIVSDRALEHQFHTVQHFGSASLTSSAAGHTYFGHWLRDDCLKYLLAEQAGAPICIGQKFSSHQKMYASYFGQDWTPTESAFIDDLVIFQDHAQNSLKKKRYLELQDRLSRLFPDRDRDKVVFLRRGRAGSPRFIANEGELLECLAREGVEIVDVEDDLPTILSQLKNAKLVMSIEGSHISHCTYALASGCALLVLEPPDRFTATHRHWATCTGIHFGFVVGEPESKGYRFSSKEILQLSERLLGLGSDSFEPA; encoded by the coding sequence ATGCTTGCAGACACCTACACACACGAGGCCACCGTAGCTTACCACATCAAAGATGCAATTATCCATAATGGATCGGTGTATGCAAGCAACATGCGATACATCGTATCGGACCGTGCGCTGGAGCACCAGTTTCATACAGTTCAGCACTTCGGTTCGGCGAGCCTGACGTCGAGCGCAGCGGGCCATACATACTTCGGCCATTGGTTGAGAGATGACTGTTTAAAGTATCTTCTGGCGGAACAAGCAGGCGCACCAATCTGCATAGGCCAAAAGTTTTCCAGCCATCAAAAGATGTATGCGAGTTACTTTGGGCAAGATTGGACTCCAACCGAAAGCGCCTTCATCGATGATCTTGTGATCTTCCAAGACCACGCGCAGAACAGCTTGAAGAAGAAGCGCTACCTAGAGCTGCAAGACAGGCTCAGCCGCCTTTTTCCTGACCGCGATAGAGACAAGGTTGTATTTCTGAGACGCGGCCGGGCCGGCTCGCCCCGATTCATAGCAAATGAAGGTGAGCTACTAGAGTGTTTGGCTCGCGAAGGCGTAGAGATAGTAGATGTAGAGGACGATCTTCCAACTATACTTAGCCAGTTGAAGAACGCAAAGCTAGTCATGTCCATAGAGGGTAGCCATATATCTCATTGTACATATGCTCTTGCAAGCGGTTGCGCCTTGTTGGTTCTGGAGCCACCAGACCGGTTTACTGCTACACATCGTCATTGGGCCACATGCACGGGAATCCATTTCGGGTTTGTGGTGGGCGAACCGGAAAGCAAGGGTTACAGGTTCTCAAGCAAGGAAATTCTCCAGCTGTCAGAACGTCTGCTCGGTCTGGGGAGCGACAGTTTCGAGCCAGCATGA
- a CDS encoding class I SAM-dependent methyltransferase → MEKSAFYRAARWAYQPVKQAKSLAVNFNAWTARKAIIERYLKREGFTGLQIGSGSHKRDGWLNSDLPGSGAEIGIDITERLPFQDSSLHSIYGCEVIEHIPKHAVLPFFKEAFRVLRPRGVFRLTTPDLEEICRIILGISNECTIEQISTIWLEDKRLTRDIWANAMFRSWGHQYVWDFESLREIALSAGFSALERKPPQVTGSSFLELKNLETRYGMPPPPFVWATSIIAEAVKP, encoded by the coding sequence ATGGAAAAATCCGCTTTCTACCGCGCTGCCCGCTGGGCCTATCAGCCAGTCAAACAAGCCAAGAGTCTGGCGGTAAATTTCAACGCGTGGACCGCCCGCAAAGCAATTATCGAACGCTATCTAAAGCGCGAAGGTTTCACAGGATTGCAGATTGGTAGCGGGTCTCATAAGCGCGACGGCTGGCTCAATTCCGATCTGCCGGGTTCCGGTGCAGAAATCGGCATTGACATCACTGAACGGCTGCCGTTCCAGGATAGCAGTTTACACTCAATTTATGGCTGTGAAGTTATCGAGCACATTCCAAAACACGCGGTTCTGCCATTCTTCAAAGAGGCTTTCCGTGTCTTGAGGCCAAGGGGCGTCTTTCGCCTCACCACGCCGGATCTGGAGGAAATTTGTCGAATCATACTCGGCATCAGCAATGAATGCACCATTGAACAGATTTCGACGATTTGGCTCGAGGATAAACGCCTGACCAGGGATATCTGGGCAAATGCAATGTTTCGAAGCTGGGGGCATCAATACGTTTGGGACTTTGAGTCGCTGCGTGAGATTGCATTGTCCGCTGGCTTTTCGGCCCTTGAACGAAAACCGCCGCAGGTGACGGGTTCAAGCTTTTTGGAACTAAAGAACCTGGAAACCCGCTACGGGATGCCGCCTCCTCCTTTTGTTTGGGCAACAAGTATCATCGCAGAGGCAGTCAAACCCTAG
- a CDS encoding UbiA family prenyltransferase yields MSIWLRAIRVHQWLKNLLLFLPVLAGHKFTDLYTIRCALLGFASFCLCASAVYLINDIVDLKSDSAHPRKRHRPFASGAIPVKQGVIVAPIFLIISILMAAYLSWLFLCVLMLYFLLTCSYSFWLKNQVIVDVMLLAGLYTMRVLAGSAATEIVPSFWLLAFSVFVFLSLALVKRYSELMLMRDLQKEGAAGRGYFVQDSVVLLSLGSAAAYSAVLVLALYINSPDMVDLYSSRWPLWLLLPPFLYWMTRIWLKAHRGELHEDPLVFAVTDKQSWGVAMTSGIALIAATMM; encoded by the coding sequence ATGTCGATTTGGCTCCGGGCTATACGCGTTCATCAGTGGCTAAAAAATCTGCTTCTCTTCTTGCCGGTTTTGGCCGGTCACAAGTTCACAGATTTATACACGATCCGGTGCGCGCTGTTGGGTTTTGCAAGTTTCTGCCTTTGCGCCTCTGCAGTCTATCTGATCAATGACATCGTTGACCTGAAGTCTGACAGCGCGCATCCGCGCAAGCGCCACAGGCCGTTTGCCTCTGGCGCAATACCGGTAAAGCAAGGTGTCATAGTCGCTCCGATTTTTCTGATTATCTCCATTTTGATGGCGGCTTATCTGTCCTGGCTGTTTCTTTGCGTTCTTATGCTGTATTTCCTCCTGACTTGCTCTTACTCGTTTTGGCTGAAGAACCAGGTGATAGTCGACGTAATGCTGCTGGCCGGGCTGTACACCATGCGGGTGCTGGCCGGGAGCGCTGCGACAGAGATCGTTCCGTCGTTTTGGCTCTTGGCCTTTTCTGTATTTGTGTTTTTGAGCCTGGCTCTGGTGAAGCGATATTCTGAATTGATGTTGATGCGCGATCTGCAAAAGGAAGGCGCGGCAGGAAGGGGTTATTTTGTCCAGGACTCTGTGGTTCTGTTGAGTCTCGGCTCTGCGGCGGCCTATAGCGCCGTTCTGGTCCTCGCATTGTATATCAATAGCCCCGATATGGTCGACCTTTATTCAAGTCGATGGCCATTGTGGTTGCTGTTGCCCCCTTTTCTTTACTGGATGACACGCATCTGGCTTAAAGCTCATCGAGGAGAGTTACATGAGGATCCGCTCGTATTTGCGGTGACCGACAAGCAAAGCTGGGGCGTCGCCATGACATCTGGCATTGCGCTCATTGCTGCGACCATGATGTAG